In Jejubacter calystegiae, the following are encoded in one genomic region:
- a CDS encoding MFS transporter: MRVQNHSTSPDPRQLRRAIFTGAVGSALEYYDFAIYGLASALVFGHIFFPSLGVTGALLASFATYGAGFLARPFGGLFFGSLGDRKGRKLVLLITIGLMGVATTLIGLLPAGPLGAVLLVALRLLQGFGAGAEQSGAATLMAELAPPKRRGWYAALPFIGVFSGLALATITFRVMQLLLTEQQILSWGWRIPFLLSVVLIAVAIWVRLRLKESPVFKTLETQQQVVKAPMRAVLRDARRPLAATILMRMAETGSSTLYATVSIAFLTGYAATQAQQSAAFAQIGTNAVLLASVASVITTPLFGALSDRVGRLRVYRAGALFCMLWAFPAWMMIASGNPWLITLAIVGGFAIGANSMLGAQCAHFTELFGNRYRYSGVALSREVGALLSGGLAPLLGIWLTGLADGAPWVLATYTIVLGGITLAGSWLSVETRGRDLTLLQDAVGQPPRHRAPGAILIRENKHEG, from the coding sequence ATGCGTGTACAGAATCATTCCACTTCGCCCGATCCGCGTCAGTTGCGGCGGGCGATCTTTACCGGCGCCGTCGGCAGTGCGCTGGAGTATTACGATTTCGCGATTTATGGACTGGCTTCGGCGCTGGTCTTCGGCCATATCTTCTTCCCCTCACTGGGAGTCACCGGTGCCCTGCTGGCAAGTTTCGCCACCTACGGCGCCGGGTTTCTGGCGCGGCCTTTCGGCGGACTGTTTTTCGGATCGCTCGGGGATCGCAAGGGTCGTAAGCTGGTATTGCTTATCACCATCGGGCTGATGGGGGTTGCCACTACGCTTATCGGCCTGCTGCCCGCCGGGCCACTGGGTGCCGTGCTGCTGGTTGCCCTGCGGCTGCTTCAGGGCTTTGGTGCCGGTGCCGAACAGTCTGGCGCTGCCACCCTGATGGCTGAGCTGGCCCCCCCAAAACGCCGCGGCTGGTATGCGGCGCTGCCGTTTATCGGGGTCTTTTCCGGGCTGGCGCTGGCGACTATCACCTTTCGGGTGATGCAGTTGCTGCTGACCGAACAGCAGATCCTGAGCTGGGGCTGGCGTATTCCGTTCCTGCTGAGCGTGGTGCTGATTGCCGTCGCCATCTGGGTACGCTTAAGGTTGAAAGAGAGCCCGGTGTTTAAGACCCTGGAAACTCAGCAGCAGGTGGTTAAAGCACCCATGCGGGCCGTGCTGCGCGATGCGCGACGCCCGCTGGCCGCTACCATCCTGATGCGCATGGCGGAAACCGGCAGCTCCACCCTCTATGCCACGGTTTCCATCGCCTTTCTGACCGGTTATGCCGCCACCCAGGCCCAACAAAGTGCCGCTTTTGCGCAAATCGGCACCAATGCCGTGCTGCTGGCAAGCGTGGCGAGCGTTATCACCACTCCACTGTTCGGCGCGCTTTCGGACAGAGTGGGTCGACTGCGGGTCTATCGTGCCGGAGCACTGTTCTGCATGCTCTGGGCCTTCCCGGCCTGGATGATGATCGCCAGCGGCAATCCCTGGCTTATCACCCTGGCGATTGTCGGCGGTTTCGCTATCGGCGCTAACAGTATGCTCGGCGCCCAGTGTGCCCACTTCACCGAGCTGTTCGGCAACCGCTATCGCTACTCCGGCGTGGCCCTTTCCCGCGAAGTCGGCGCCCTGCTTTCTGGGGGACTCGCGCCGCTACTCGGGATCTGGCTCACAGGACTGGCCGACGGCGCCCCCTGGGTGCTGGCCACATACACTATTGTTCTGGGGGGCATTACGCTTGCCGGTAGCTGGCTTTCCGTAGAAACCCGTGGCCGCGATCTGACGCTGCTTCAGGATGCCGTCGGCCAGCCGCCCCGCCATCGCGCCCCGGGCGCCATACTAATAAGAGAGAATAAACATGAAGGATAA
- a CDS encoding IlvD/Edd family dehydratase, with the protein MKDKPVPTLRSQRWFDDPDHADMTALYVERYMNYGLTREELQSGRPIIGIAQTGSDLTPCNRHHQALAERVKAGIRDAGGIPMEFPVHPIAEQSRRPTAALDRNLAYLGLVEILHGYPLDGVVLTTGCDKTTPACLMAAATTDLPAIVLSGGPMLDGHYKGELIGSGTVIWHARNLLATGEIDYEGFMELTTASSPSIGHCNTMGTALSMNALAEALGMSLPGCASIPAPYRERGQMAYRTGKRICQMVLDDLRPSKILTKAAFENAITVASALGASSNCPPHLIAIARHAGIELSLDDWQRVGEAVPLLVDCMPAGRYLGEGFHRAGGVPAVLHELQKVGRINESCLTVSGQAIGEIARESGNHNPDVIHDWENPLKHRAGFIVLSGNFFDSAIMKMSVVGDEFRKTWLSEPGEENCFEARAIVFDGPEDYHARINDPELAIDARSILVIRGAGTVGYPGSAEVVNMAPPTNLLKQGVTSLPCLGDGRQSGTSASPSILNMSPEAAVGGGLALLETNDRLRVDLNQRRVDLLIDDAEMERRRAAWKPSLPPSQTPWQEIYRSMVGQLSTGGCLEPATLYLRVVNDDNLPRHSH; encoded by the coding sequence ATGAAGGATAAACCGGTACCCACACTGCGCAGCCAGCGCTGGTTCGACGACCCTGACCATGCCGATATGACGGCGCTCTACGTCGAACGCTATATGAATTATGGACTGACCCGCGAAGAGCTACAGTCCGGGCGCCCGATTATCGGCATCGCCCAGACCGGCAGCGATCTGACCCCCTGTAACCGCCACCATCAGGCGCTGGCGGAGCGGGTAAAGGCCGGTATTCGCGATGCCGGTGGCATTCCCATGGAATTCCCGGTTCACCCTATCGCCGAACAGAGCCGTCGCCCTACTGCGGCGCTGGATCGCAACCTGGCCTATCTTGGGCTGGTGGAGATCCTGCACGGCTATCCGCTGGACGGTGTGGTGCTGACCACCGGCTGCGATAAGACCACTCCCGCCTGCCTGATGGCCGCCGCCACCACCGATCTGCCCGCTATTGTGCTTTCCGGCGGACCGATGCTCGACGGTCACTATAAGGGGGAGCTGATTGGCTCCGGCACCGTTATCTGGCACGCCCGTAACCTGCTGGCTACCGGTGAGATTGACTACGAAGGCTTTATGGAGCTGACCACCGCCTCTTCGCCTTCCATCGGCCACTGCAACACCATGGGTACGGCGCTTTCGATGAACGCGCTGGCCGAAGCGCTGGGTATGTCGTTGCCGGGCTGTGCCAGTATTCCGGCTCCCTATCGCGAACGCGGGCAAATGGCTTATCGCACCGGTAAACGCATCTGCCAGATGGTGTTGGACGATCTGCGTCCTTCGAAGATTCTGACCAAAGCGGCGTTCGAAAACGCCATTACCGTGGCATCGGCGCTGGGAGCGTCCAGCAACTGTCCGCCGCACCTGATCGCCATCGCCCGTCATGCCGGCATTGAACTGAGCCTGGATGACTGGCAGCGGGTGGGCGAAGCGGTGCCGCTGCTGGTGGACTGTATGCCCGCCGGGCGTTACCTGGGAGAAGGCTTTCACCGGGCCGGAGGGGTTCCGGCGGTTCTGCACGAATTGCAGAAAGTCGGACGCATTAACGAATCCTGCCTGACCGTGAGCGGTCAGGCCATCGGCGAGATAGCCCGGGAGTCCGGCAACCACAACCCGGATGTGATTCACGACTGGGAAAATCCGCTCAAACACCGGGCCGGATTTATCGTCCTGAGCGGTAACTTCTTCGACAGCGCCATCATGAAGATGTCGGTGGTGGGCGACGAATTCCGTAAGACATGGCTCAGCGAACCCGGAGAGGAAAACTGCTTCGAAGCCCGGGCCATTGTGTTCGACGGACCGGAGGATTATCACGCCCGGATTAACGATCCCGAACTGGCTATCGACGCCCGATCGATTCTGGTGATTCGCGGCGCTGGTACTGTCGGCTACCCCGGCAGCGCCGAGGTGGTCAATATGGCCCCGCCGACCAACCTGCTGAAACAGGGCGTAACCTCGCTGCCCTGCCTGGGGGACGGGCGCCAGAGCGGCACCTCCGCCAGCCCGTCGATCCTCAATATGTCGCCGGAAGCCGCCGTCGGTGGCGGGCTGGCGCTGTTGGAGACCAACGACCGTCTGCGGGTGGACCTTAACCAGCGCCGGGTCGACCTATTGATTGACGATGCCGAAATGGAACGTCGCCGGGCGGCCTGGAAGCCTTCGCTTCCGCCTTCCCAAACGCCGTGGCAGGAAATTTACCGCAGCATGGTCGGCCAGCTTTCCACCGGTGGCTGCCTGGAACCTGCCACCCTTTATCTGCGGGTCGTTAATGACGACAACTTACCCCGACATTCACACTAA
- a CDS encoding aldehyde dehydrogenase (NADP(+)), producing MKITGYNFIGSERSAQGDTVLESLDATSGEALPWRFYQATEQEAATACEAARNAFTAYSRLAPEQRARFLEAIADELDALDDEFLTLASRETALPVARLRGERGRTSGQMRLFATVLRRGDYLGARIDTALPDRQPLPRSDLRQARLGVGPVAVFGASNFPLAFSTAGGDTAAALAAGCPVVFKAHTGHMATAEYVADAIARAARQTGMPEGVFSMIYGTTIGEVLVRHPAIQAVGFTGSLRGGRAIFDMAASRPQPIPVFAEMSSINPIVLLPEALRRRGPQIARELADSVVLGCGQFCTNPGLIVGVAGPEYTEFLAALRDEIASRPAQVMLNAGILQHYRQGLNRLSQHPQIETLAGEARDDNQASPWLFKADATLLANGDELLQEEVFGPATVAVEASSAQGLHQALLGMHGQLTATLIAEPDDLRDCQALVSLLEEKAGRLLLNGYPTGVEVCDAMVHGGPWPATSDARGTSVGTLAIDRFLRPICYQDYPQALLPDALKDANPLGITRLVNGVNTREPLR from the coding sequence ATGAAGATTACCGGTTACAACTTTATTGGCTCAGAACGCAGCGCCCAGGGCGATACGGTGCTGGAAAGCCTGGACGCGACCAGCGGCGAAGCGCTGCCGTGGCGTTTTTATCAGGCCACCGAACAGGAAGCCGCCACGGCCTGTGAAGCGGCCCGCAACGCGTTTACCGCCTACAGTCGTCTGGCGCCGGAACAGCGGGCCCGTTTTCTGGAAGCCATCGCCGACGAGCTGGATGCCCTGGACGATGAGTTTCTGACGCTTGCCAGTCGGGAGACCGCCCTTCCCGTAGCCCGGCTACGCGGCGAACGGGGGCGCACCAGCGGCCAGATGCGGCTGTTTGCCACCGTACTGCGGCGCGGCGACTATCTTGGCGCACGTATCGATACGGCATTGCCGGACCGACAGCCGTTACCGCGCTCCGATCTGCGCCAGGCGCGGCTCGGCGTGGGGCCGGTAGCCGTCTTTGGCGCCAGCAACTTCCCGCTGGCGTTCTCTACCGCCGGGGGCGATACCGCCGCCGCGCTGGCGGCGGGCTGTCCGGTGGTGTTTAAGGCTCACACCGGTCATATGGCAACAGCGGAATACGTTGCCGACGCCATCGCCCGCGCCGCCCGCCAGACCGGTATGCCAGAAGGCGTGTTCAGCATGATATACGGCACCACCATCGGCGAAGTGCTGGTCAGACATCCGGCAATTCAGGCGGTGGGCTTTACCGGTTCGCTGCGCGGCGGTCGGGCCATTTTCGATATGGCGGCCAGCCGACCACAGCCGATCCCGGTTTTTGCCGAAATGAGCAGCATCAACCCTATCGTCCTGCTGCCAGAAGCCCTGCGCCGCCGCGGCCCGCAGATAGCCCGGGAGCTGGCGGATTCCGTGGTGCTGGGCTGCGGCCAGTTCTGTACCAATCCGGGACTGATTGTCGGCGTGGCAGGCCCGGAATACACCGAATTCCTGGCGGCGCTGCGCGATGAAATAGCCAGCCGCCCGGCGCAGGTGATGCTGAATGCCGGGATCCTGCAACACTATCGCCAGGGGTTGAACCGACTGAGCCAGCATCCACAGATTGAAACGCTTGCCGGTGAAGCGCGCGATGATAATCAGGCATCCCCATGGCTGTTTAAGGCTGATGCCACACTGCTGGCTAACGGCGATGAGCTGTTACAGGAAGAGGTGTTCGGCCCGGCTACCGTGGCGGTGGAGGCCAGTAGCGCCCAGGGGTTACATCAGGCGCTACTGGGAATGCATGGCCAGCTCACCGCAACGCTAATTGCCGAGCCGGACGATTTGCGCGACTGTCAGGCGCTGGTGAGCCTGCTGGAAGAGAAAGCCGGTCGCCTGTTGCTTAACGGCTATCCTACCGGCGTGGAGGTGTGTGATGCCATGGTGCACGGTGGCCCCTGGCCTGCCACCTCGGACGCGCGCGGTACTTCGGTCGGAACCCTCGCTATCGACCGCTTCCTGCGCCCGATCTGCTATCAGGACTATCCCCAGGCGCTGCTGCCGGATGCCCTGAAAGACGCAAATCCGTTGGGTATCACCCGGCTGGTGAACGGCGTTAACACCCGCGAACCGCTACGCTAA
- a CDS encoding GNAT family N-acetyltransferase, giving the protein MKITVSNAINERDREALYKGLSSYNSQFIDRSNWGDLSVFMHDDAGRAQAGLIASRKGNWLSIHFLWVNEALRGSGAGSQLMQAAEQSAREQGCRFALVDTFSFQARPFYEKLGYELQMTLEDFPGDGQSVYYLKKRL; this is encoded by the coding sequence ATGAAGATAACGGTAAGCAATGCCATTAATGAACGAGACAGGGAAGCGCTTTACAAAGGGCTGAGCAGCTACAATTCGCAATTTATCGACCGCAGCAACTGGGGCGATTTAAGCGTATTTATGCATGACGATGCCGGTCGGGCGCAGGCAGGGCTTATCGCTTCACGTAAGGGTAACTGGCTTTCCATCCATTTTTTGTGGGTTAATGAGGCTCTGCGCGGTAGCGGCGCAGGCAGCCAACTAATGCAGGCCGCCGAACAGAGTGCACGGGAACAGGGCTGCCGGTTTGCGCTGGTGGATACCTTCAGCTTTCAGGCCCGCCCCTTCTACGAGAAGCTGGGCTATGAGTTGCAGATGACCCTGGAAGACTTTCCCGGCGACGGCCAGTCGGTTTATTACCTTAAAAAGCGGCTGTAG
- a CDS encoding APC family permease produces the protein MALARSLRMRDLVIMGLLFIGPAAPVGLFGTLDATSGGVVPLVYVVATVVMGFTAWSYALMSRAVPNAGAVYAYTREGINPRVGFIAGWIILLDYLFIPAVAYLFSGISLNALVPSVPVWAWTLLAVVATTALNLTGLHKTRKVTMTVLIAEVIVLALILAGGLWVLWQQGFNRPLLAPFIGIDGVNSSAVLTGVSVAVLSYLGFDAISTFAEENQGSRNQPGRATMWCLILAGVLFVAQTWLGALLSPWDSQTLQQQPELQGKAYYVIVGDTISPWLGDALAFVKALGAAFSAMVGQAAAGRLLFSMGRAGALPGSLSQIGKRSGLPVTALLAAAAVNTVLAVIAASVDNGLSHLVSFVDVGAICGFILLHCSVIGLFLVKQRQRSLRSLLACGLMPLFGIAVLVPVLFHIHAPALVAGALWLVVGLVILWRRQGHATAAF, from the coding sequence ATGGCACTGGCACGTTCGTTGCGGATGCGCGACTTAGTCATTATGGGATTACTGTTTATTGGTCCGGCGGCGCCGGTGGGGCTATTTGGCACGCTGGATGCCACCAGCGGCGGGGTGGTGCCGCTGGTGTATGTGGTGGCGACCGTGGTGATGGGCTTTACCGCATGGTCTTATGCGCTGATGTCGCGGGCGGTGCCCAACGCCGGGGCGGTTTATGCCTATACCCGGGAAGGGATTAACCCCCGGGTGGGTTTTATCGCTGGCTGGATTATTCTGCTGGATTATCTGTTTATTCCGGCGGTGGCTTATCTGTTTAGCGGTATTTCATTAAATGCGCTGGTGCCCTCGGTGCCGGTCTGGGCCTGGACGCTGCTGGCCGTGGTAGCGACCACGGCTCTGAACCTGACCGGGCTACATAAGACCAGAAAAGTGACCATGACGGTGCTGATTGCCGAAGTGATTGTGCTGGCGCTGATTCTGGCCGGTGGACTGTGGGTGCTGTGGCAGCAGGGATTTAACCGACCGCTGCTGGCGCCTTTTATCGGGATCGATGGGGTAAACAGCAGTGCCGTTTTGACCGGGGTATCCGTGGCGGTTCTCTCTTATCTGGGGTTCGATGCTATTTCAACTTTTGCCGAAGAAAACCAGGGTTCCCGCAATCAGCCCGGTCGGGCGACTATGTGGTGTCTGATCCTGGCCGGGGTGCTGTTTGTAGCTCAGACCTGGCTGGGGGCGCTGCTCAGCCCCTGGGACAGTCAGACGCTCCAGCAGCAGCCCGAGCTTCAGGGCAAGGCATATTATGTGATTGTCGGCGACACTATTTCCCCATGGCTGGGCGATGCACTGGCCTTTGTGAAGGCGCTGGGCGCTGCTTTCTCTGCAATGGTGGGGCAGGCGGCAGCGGGGCGGTTGTTGTTCAGCATGGGGCGCGCGGGTGCCCTGCCTGGCTCCCTGAGTCAAATTGGCAAGCGTAGCGGGTTACCGGTCACTGCGCTGCTGGCCGCTGCTGCGGTCAACACCGTACTGGCGGTGATCGCCGCCAGCGTCGATAACGGGCTGTCTCATCTGGTCTCTTTTGTAGATGTGGGGGCGATTTGCGGCTTTATTCTGCTGCATTGCTCGGTGATCGGCCTGTTTCTGGTGAAACAGCGCCAGCGTAGTCTGCGCTCGCTGCTGGCTTGCGGGCTGATGCCGCTCTTTGGGATCGCGGTGCTGGTGCCGGTTCTGTTCCATATTCACGCCCCGGCGCTGGTGGCCGGGGCGCTCTGGTTAGTGGTGGGGCTGGTGATACTGTGGCGCCGCCAGGGGCACGCTACAGCCGCTTTTTAA
- a CDS encoding tlde1 domain-containing protein → MAWIYHQSTGELWHNGKLIGKGYSGNLTNKNNPDRQHVKGMGPIPRGTWRIGGHTSSKGPFTIILTQTSGESYGRSLFRIHGERKPPKAPGFASEGCIILGPAIRTKIIQSTDRTLEVVR, encoded by the coding sequence ATGGCATGGATATACCACCAGAGTACCGGCGAGTTGTGGCACAACGGTAAGTTAATCGGTAAAGGTTATTCGGGGAATCTGACTAACAAAAACAATCCAGACCGGCAGCACGTTAAGGGGATGGGGCCAATTCCTCGCGGTACCTGGCGTATTGGCGGGCATACCAGTTCAAAGGGGCCATTCACCATAATTTTAACGCAGACATCTGGCGAAAGTTATGGGCGCTCTTTGTTTCGTATCCATGGAGAGAGGAAACCGCCGAAAGCACCTGGATTCGCCTCTGAAGGTTGCATAATACTCGGGCCAGCTATCCGCACAAAAATCATCCAATCAACAGACAGGACACTTGAGGTAGTAAGATGA